One genomic region from Funiculus sociatus GB2-C1 encodes:
- a CDS encoding phytanoyl-CoA dioxygenase family protein, with the protein MDRPRDYYQANGYYIFRNLIPQNIIDNLLNEYASKVITSNSPFFRQSSNRWQPNKINDYGYSEESFRDVHDYPKHSTFTESARKIFCSQQVREALTELTGIEEHNLMQTMLFDMNTATPAHQDWYYLDSMPNGHLLAGWFALEDIHEEAGRFYVLPKSHLVDFELTEDKKLSNRFYLEKLKGYINSHKDDINAPALNKGDVLFWNSRTIHGSLETINPKYSRKSLTAHYLPGVYEFGSRNASSPSAVEYATYNGMKYRLIPSMYKEYSPAAKLKTDLLQYLWEQPKLMQTAQFVRKALQGAKAK; encoded by the coding sequence ATGGATAGACCTAGAGACTATTATCAAGCTAACGGATACTATATTTTTAGAAATCTCATTCCTCAAAACATAATTGATAACCTCTTAAACGAATATGCGTCCAAGGTTATCACATCAAATTCTCCTTTTTTTAGGCAGTCAAGTAACCGCTGGCAACCTAATAAAATTAATGATTATGGATATTCCGAAGAATCTTTTCGCGATGTTCACGATTACCCAAAACATTCAACATTTACTGAATCAGCTAGAAAAATTTTTTGTTCGCAGCAAGTTAGGGAAGCATTAACTGAACTAACGGGTATTGAGGAACATAATTTAATGCAAACTATGTTGTTCGATATGAACACTGCTACCCCAGCCCATCAGGATTGGTACTACTTAGATTCTATGCCAAATGGTCATTTACTGGCTGGTTGGTTTGCCTTAGAAGATATTCACGAAGAAGCTGGTAGATTCTATGTTTTGCCAAAATCTCATCTAGTGGATTTTGAATTAACAGAAGATAAGAAGCTTTCTAATCGTTTTTATTTAGAAAAATTGAAGGGTTATATCAATTCTCATAAAGATGATATTAATGCGCCAGCTTTGAATAAAGGAGATGTACTTTTCTGGAACTCCAGAACCATTCACGGTTCTTTGGAAACAATTAATCCTAAGTATTCTAGAAAGTCTCTTACGGCACATTATTTGCCAGGGGTGTATGAATTTGGCAGCCGCAATGCCTCTTCTCCTAGTGCTGTAGAATATGCTACATACAACGGGATGAAATATCGGTTAATTCCTTCAATGTACAAAGAATATTCTCCGGCGGCCAAACTAAAGACGGATTTATTGCAGTATTTATGGGAGCAACCAAAATTGATGCAAACCGCCCAATTTGTGAGAAAAGCTTTGCAAGGTGCTAAAGCTAAATAA
- a CDS encoding flippase produces MLDKLTLVSQKFSPGLRKVVSNIGWLFADKILQMGLSLIVGIWVARYLGPEQFGLFNYAIAFVALLGPIANLGLDTIVVRDIVRHPDSKNETLGTSLALKLFGGGVTTLLAFGAISLLQPQDNLTHWLVGIIAAGTIFQAFETIDLWFRSQVQSKYTVVVKNSAYILICALRIVLIQTQAPLIAFAWARFGELALAAVGLVMVYQASGQDLKAWRSTLPRAKKLLTESWPLIVSGIAIYVYSTIDQVMLGSFNQTVQLGIYAAAVKISQIFDFIPSIMQISFFPKLTEAKAQGESEYIKKFQAYFDLTLILWLVVAIPVSLLSNYVVHFLYGDNYAASATVLSIYVWAQFGSGFGVARNAFIMIEGKAHNELYLTFTGASLNIILNWYLIPKYGAIGATVATLITYFVVAVLLNFIIPDLKPVGKFILRSCNLYKGVNRILEVVR; encoded by the coding sequence ATGTTAGATAAGCTGACTTTGGTAAGTCAAAAGTTTAGTCCTGGTTTAAGGAAGGTTGTCAGCAACATAGGTTGGCTGTTTGCCGACAAAATCCTCCAGATGGGCTTGAGCTTAATAGTAGGAATTTGGGTTGCTCGCTACCTTGGCCCTGAGCAATTTGGGTTATTTAATTATGCGATCGCATTCGTTGCACTCTTGGGGCCAATTGCCAATCTGGGCTTAGATACCATTGTGGTGCGCGACATTGTGCGTCACCCAGATAGTAAAAATGAGACGCTTGGTACTTCCCTCGCACTAAAGCTCTTCGGCGGTGGTGTAACAACTTTGTTGGCTTTTGGCGCAATTTCTTTGCTACAGCCCCAAGATAATTTAACTCATTGGCTGGTAGGAATTATCGCCGCTGGAACGATTTTTCAAGCTTTCGAGACTATCGACCTGTGGTTTCGCTCGCAAGTTCAATCTAAATATACAGTTGTTGTTAAAAATAGCGCTTATATACTTATTTGCGCTCTCAGAATTGTTCTAATTCAAACGCAGGCACCCCTAATTGCATTTGCCTGGGCGAGGTTTGGAGAACTTGCCTTAGCTGCGGTGGGGTTGGTGATGGTTTATCAAGCAAGCGGACAGGACTTAAAAGCGTGGCGCAGCACCCTCCCTCGTGCTAAGAAATTGCTCACAGAAAGCTGGCCTTTGATTGTGTCGGGAATTGCAATTTATGTGTATTCCACAATCGATCAGGTCATGCTCGGTTCTTTTAACCAAACAGTGCAATTGGGCATTTACGCCGCCGCAGTTAAGATATCGCAGATATTTGATTTCATCCCATCTATCATGCAGATATCTTTTTTTCCCAAACTCACTGAAGCCAAGGCTCAAGGAGAGAGCGAATACATCAAAAAATTTCAAGCATACTTTGATTTAACTTTAATTTTATGGCTAGTGGTAGCAATTCCAGTTTCTCTACTTTCTAATTATGTTGTTCATTTTCTATACGGCGATAATTACGCTGCTTCAGCTACAGTATTATCAATTTATGTGTGGGCGCAGTTTGGTAGTGGTTTTGGAGTTGCCAGAAATGCTTTTATTATGATTGAAGGCAAAGCTCACAACGAATTATATTTAACTTTTACAGGTGCCTCATTAAATATAATTTTAAACTGGTATTTAATCCCTAAGTATGGTGCAATAGGCGCAACTGTAGCAACTTTAATAACTTATTTTGTTGTCGCTGTATTGCTCAATTTCATAATTCCAGATTTAAAGCCAGTCGGTAAGTTTATTCTCCGCTCTTGCAACCTATATAAAGGTGTAAATAGAATTTTAGAGGTAGTGCGATGA
- a CDS encoding glycosyltransferase family 2 protein — MKTPVALLIFKRPETTEKVFEAIRQAKPPKLLVVADGPRADKPGEAEQCAAARAIIDRVDWDCEVLKNYSDVNLGCGLRPATGITWVFEQVEEAIIFEDDCLPHPTFFQFCEELLSKYRDDERVMAIAGTSLVGEWRSPLQSYYFSQFGGNWGWASWRRAWKFFDYNIKLFPQLLEAQFLENYLREPKYYLYWKKLFQEIYESPDRSCWDYQWLLACWMQNGLRICPEVNLITNIGFGANATHTFSDNPLANVETQEINLPLKHPQFMIQNFQADHLIQEKFFNVGFMSKLKRKIAQTIKIK; from the coding sequence ATGAAAACTCCAGTTGCTTTGTTAATCTTTAAGCGTCCTGAAACTACTGAAAAAGTATTTGAAGCGATTCGTCAGGCAAAACCACCTAAACTTTTAGTAGTTGCTGATGGACCTCGTGCCGATAAGCCAGGTGAAGCAGAACAGTGCGCTGCGGCTCGTGCAATTATTGACAGGGTAGATTGGGATTGTGAGGTTTTAAAGAATTATTCGGATGTAAACTTAGGCTGTGGGTTACGTCCAGCTACAGGCATCACTTGGGTTTTTGAACAAGTCGAAGAAGCCATAATTTTTGAGGATGATTGTTTACCCCACCCGACCTTTTTCCAGTTCTGCGAAGAGTTGCTCTCAAAGTACCGGGATGACGAAAGGGTAATGGCGATCGCTGGTACAAGTCTTGTAGGAGAATGGCGATCGCCTCTGCAAAGTTATTATTTTTCCCAGTTTGGCGGTAACTGGGGCTGGGCATCGTGGCGGAGAGCCTGGAAATTTTTTGATTACAATATTAAGCTATTTCCGCAACTTTTAGAGGCTCAGTTCCTAGAAAATTATCTGCGAGAGCCAAAGTATTATTTATATTGGAAAAAACTCTTCCAAGAAATATATGAATCTCCAGATAGATCCTGCTGGGATTATCAATGGTTGTTAGCTTGTTGGATGCAAAATGGGTTAAGGATTTGCCCAGAAGTTAACTTAATTACTAATATCGGATTTGGAGCCAATGCTACTCATACTTTTAGCGATAATCCTTTAGCAAACGTGGAGACGCAAGAAATAAATCTACCCTTAAAACATCCTCAATTTATGATTCAGAATTTCCAAGCAGATCATCTTATTCAAGAAAAATTCTTTAATGTAGGCTTTATGTCTAAATTAAAGAGAAAAATAGCACAAACAATCAAAATTAAGTAG
- a CDS encoding acyltransferase, with protein MKNIKSFIVSKLSDSQIDRLKWLGGNFKAYFAKRRNVGKNTYIEPSVHVLGWGNVKIGENSVIGQDTTIVINKRELGKVSVIIGDNCFIGRRNFLTAGGLIKIGDYAMISNDCRILGSGHLFDTPFMPYIATGTTCDDVIELGANCWLGANTTLLRGVKVGYGSIIGAGSVVNGDIPPCSVVVGNPSRIVKRFDMQSQTWVKAKDYPEDSDKYLPSEAEYLEILKKKCPTTRMPIIAVSKTLGDLE; from the coding sequence ATGAAGAACATAAAAAGCTTCATAGTCTCAAAACTCTCAGATTCCCAAATAGACAGACTCAAATGGTTGGGAGGTAACTTTAAAGCTTATTTCGCTAAAAGGCGGAATGTTGGCAAAAATACTTATATTGAACCATCTGTTCATGTACTAGGTTGGGGAAACGTAAAAATTGGTGAAAATTCTGTCATCGGACAGGATACAACAATTGTGATTAACAAACGGGAACTAGGAAAGGTTTCTGTCATCATTGGCGATAACTGTTTTATTGGACGGAGAAACTTTCTAACTGCGGGAGGTCTGATTAAAATTGGTGACTACGCCATGATTAGTAATGACTGTCGAATTTTGGGAAGCGGGCATCTTTTTGATACCCCTTTTATGCCCTATATCGCTACTGGAACTACCTGCGATGACGTAATAGAGTTAGGGGCAAATTGTTGGTTAGGAGCAAATACTACTCTCTTAAGAGGTGTAAAGGTGGGATATGGTTCAATTATTGGAGCTGGAAGTGTTGTAAACGGCGATATTCCTCCGTGCAGTGTAGTTGTGGGAAATCCTTCTAGGATCGTCAAAAGATTTGATATGCAGTCTCAAACTTGGGTAAAAGCTAAAGACTATCCCGAAGATAGCGATAAATATCTTCCCAGTGAAGCGGAGTATTTAGAAATTCTCAAGAAGAAATGTCCCACTACAAGAATGCCAATAATTGCTGTTAGTAAAACTTTAGGCGATCTTGAGTAA
- a CDS encoding NAD-dependent epimerase/dehydratase family protein codes for MKTVLITGVTGFIGRYVARQFAETGWSVVGIGNRPPENAPRQDLFRYQQISLPSADLVNVIQELQPEICIHCAGRASVELSITDPSADFSNSVSVTFNLLDSLRLYAPKCRLIYLSSAAVYGNPETLPIQESQSLKPISPYGFHKMMSEQLCTEFFKVYNLPTAIVRIFSGYGPGLRRQVLWDMCQKALTQSALKLRGTGNESRDFIHGRDVARAIHILAEKADCEAEVYNLANGIETTIKELAELMLAKLGEYVPVEFDNVTPVGTPINWQADMSKLTKLGFTPEVAIERGVNVYVQWCRAEILGW; via the coding sequence ATGAAAACTGTTTTAATTACAGGTGTAACAGGATTTATCGGGCGATATGTTGCTCGTCAATTTGCCGAAACTGGTTGGAGCGTTGTCGGTATAGGAAACCGTCCTCCTGAGAATGCACCCAGGCAAGATTTGTTTCGCTATCAACAAATAAGTTTGCCTTCTGCTGATTTAGTAAACGTGATTCAAGAGTTGCAGCCAGAGATTTGTATTCACTGTGCTGGACGAGCATCAGTAGAACTTTCAATTACAGATCCATCAGCAGATTTTAGTAACAGTGTTTCTGTTACTTTCAATCTACTTGATAGTTTGCGTCTTTACGCTCCAAAATGCCGTTTAATTTACCTTTCTAGTGCTGCTGTCTACGGAAATCCCGAAACATTACCAATTCAGGAAAGCCAAAGCCTGAAGCCAATTTCACCTTATGGTTTTCATAAGATGATGTCCGAGCAGCTTTGTACAGAATTTTTCAAAGTTTATAACTTACCTACTGCCATAGTACGTATTTTTTCAGGCTATGGGCCGGGATTAAGGCGGCAAGTTCTTTGGGATATGTGTCAGAAAGCTTTGACACAATCTGCACTGAAGTTAAGGGGAACCGGAAACGAAAGCCGCGATTTTATTCATGGGAGAGATGTAGCAAGAGCAATTCACATTTTGGCTGAAAAAGCTGATTGTGAAGCTGAGGTTTATAACCTAGCTAATGGTATCGAAACAACGATTAAGGAACTAGCCGAGCTAATGTTAGCGAAACTTGGGGAATATGTTCCAGTTGAATTTGATAATGTTACCCCGGTAGGAACGCCGATAAATTGGCAAGCAGATATGAGCAAGCTTACCAAACTTGGATTTACCCCTGAAGTAGCTATAGAAAGGGGTGTAAATGTGTACGTTCAATGGTGTCGCGCTGAGATTTTAGGATGGTGA
- a CDS encoding glycosyltransferase family 4 protein: protein MVKNLHICLNMVGGSGWLGGVLYIQNLARAIATLPAEEKANLKLTVAVHDKDLNLIEPARGYVNHIYATSKLQRAYLKACNVLAEKVSFIPLNLLNPQKVDFLYPAIAGTRTPYQWGGWIPDFQHYHLPNLFSPEEIEQRNKDHQQIASAAPVIVLSSQMAQQDFKHLYPDAASRSVVMNFVSCPEPEWFELDPQLTQKKYQLPDKFFLVSNQFWKHKDHAVVIEALGLLKKQGITPTVVCTGSASDYRNPDYYNQLLARIKDLGIGEQVRLLGLIPRVDQIQLMRRCLAVIQPSLFEGWSTVVEDARSLGKPMLLSDFPVHLEQNPPDSYFFERSNAEHLATLIDKAFTTLMPGPDVEKESLAKQDNVEQIKGYGRRFLKIVRGVL, encoded by the coding sequence ATGGTGAAAAATTTACATATTTGCCTCAACATGGTGGGTGGCTCTGGTTGGCTGGGAGGGGTGCTATATATTCAGAATTTAGCGCGTGCGATCGCAACTTTACCCGCTGAAGAAAAAGCTAATCTCAAACTAACCGTAGCCGTTCACGATAAAGACCTAAATTTGATAGAACCTGCACGCGGTTATGTTAACCATATTTATGCTACTTCTAAGTTGCAGCGTGCCTATCTCAAAGCTTGTAATGTTTTAGCTGAAAAGGTTTCTTTTATTCCTCTAAATCTACTAAATCCTCAAAAAGTTGACTTTCTCTACCCCGCCATAGCTGGAACCCGCACACCTTATCAATGGGGAGGTTGGATTCCTGACTTTCAACACTATCACTTACCCAACCTTTTCTCGCCAGAAGAAATCGAGCAACGCAACAAAGATCATCAACAAATTGCGAGTGCAGCTCCGGTTATTGTACTAAGTAGTCAGATGGCGCAGCAAGATTTTAAACATCTCTATCCTGATGCGGCTTCTCGAAGCGTTGTGATGAATTTTGTAAGTTGTCCCGAACCCGAATGGTTTGAGTTAGATCCCCAACTAACTCAAAAAAAATATCAACTTCCAGATAAGTTCTTCTTGGTAAGTAATCAGTTCTGGAAACATAAAGATCATGCTGTGGTAATTGAAGCTTTGGGTTTGTTGAAGAAACAAGGTATTACGCCTACAGTTGTCTGTACGGGAAGTGCTAGCGATTACCGCAATCCTGATTATTACAATCAACTATTGGCGAGAATTAAAGATTTAGGGATAGGGGAGCAAGTGCGCCTTTTGGGATTAATTCCTCGCGTAGATCAAATTCAGCTAATGAGAAGATGTTTAGCGGTAATTCAACCTTCCTTATTTGAGGGGTGGAGTACGGTTGTAGAGGATGCACGTTCTCTTGGTAAACCTATGTTACTCTCTGATTTTCCAGTTCACTTGGAGCAAAACCCGCCAGATTCTTACTTTTTTGAGCGAAGTAATGCTGAACATTTGGCAACGCTCATCGATAAAGCTTTTACTACTTTAATGCCAGGGCCAGATGTAGAGAAGGAAAGTTTAGCCAAACAAGATAATGTTGAGCAAATAAAAGGGTATGGTAGGCGGTTTTTAAAAATAGTGCGTGGGGTTCTATAA